TGGAACGTGCTCCGAGAGGAGCGATACGATGGCGAGGCGGTAGTGTGTAGCTACGCTCTCGATGTAGCGCCCGCCCGACACGATGATGACGACAAGATGGGAGGCTTTGTGTGTGGTTTATTCGCTTTTTATTTTCCGTACATTATTATCACGTTGCTTTCTTCTTTTATACCCTTCGAAACATTGGCCGCGAAACAGGCCCTTTTTGTGCATTCGGTTTGCGGGTCGGGTTCTAACGACATCGGTCGGCGGTGACGAGATATGCGTAGATCTGGATAGGGGCGCAATGCATATTGCAAACGATTTGGGAATTGAAACGACCCTacaattttttttttgcgtGTTCAAAATGGCCAAGATTGAGGCGTCTCGTACGGTACTCCGAAGCTGTACTGTATGCTCTCGAGAGTATGTGTATGGTAGGTGTGTGCATCTGTAATCCGCACGTACAGCGTACACAGTAGTGTAATGGTGCTTCAGCCTGGAGGCTCATACAAATACGGTTGGTTGGTGGGGCTCGCCGCAACCGTTGCATTCCCGGGCCGCATGCCAGTTTTGATGAAAGCAGGGAGGTGCAATCGCAATTGGAAACGTCATAACTTCCGCCTGCCAAGACCTTGTGACAGCTTCGACCCTCGCTCTGTTTTTCCGTACTCCTTCCCCGTTTCCATCGCCGATTTGCGACGCAAAGCCGCACCGCAGCCCACTCGCTCCGGCTGCACTCTCACCCGTTTTGCATTTTCATGAGCCTGGGCTCTGAGGCGATCGATCCATCCCTCAGCTCTCGCCACTCCTAGGATCAGTTTTTTCTCGGTTTCATGCGACGGCTCGAATCCGGTTTCTCTCGCGCGACGTTATTACGTTATTTCCCGGTAGAAggcaacaacgacaacgatCCCTCAGAGAGCAACAGCAATAACCCCAAGTCCAGAATATCATGAAATCATGGCCGACACGGACCGCCCAGCGCGCCGGTACAAGTCTCCCTCCGAGCTCTCCCGCGAGCCCGACGgcgcccccttccccccctcctccccatcCTCCCCATCCTCCCCAACATCCCCGACCCGCCACACGGCGCGCATAACGTGCACGACGCACACCCACACGCCACCGCAGCGGACCAGCCCGTACCTGCCTACGCCGACCGAGCGGGCCGTGCTGGCCCTCTACCCGGCGGTGCTCGTCTTCGGCGCCCTCTTCTCACAGCTGTCGCCCGAGACCCGCGCGGCGCCCTACGACACGGCACGCCAGGCGCACGTGCAGGACCCGGCCCTGGCCCCCTCCTACTTTGCCCGCAAGGACAACCTGCTCAACGTGCTCTTCGTCAAGCGCGGCTGGGCCTGGATCAGCGTCGCCTTCTGGGCCTTCCTGCTCACCCACCCGGCAGCGGGCCCCGGCGCGAAAACGAGGGCCAGGGCGGCCGTCCGCTGGGCCGCGGTCACGGCCTGGTGGGTGTTTGTGACGCAGTGGTTCTTCGGCCCCGCCCTCATCGACCGCGGCTTCCGCTGGAGCGGGGGCAAGTGCGAGGTCGCCGAGGAGGTGGTGAGGCAGGGCGAGGCCGGGACCAAGGAAGTGgtcaccgccgccgcgtgCAAGGCCTCGGGAGGGAGCTGGCGGGGCGGGCACGACATCAGCGGACACGTGTTCCTGTTGGTCCTGGGGAGCTTCTTTCTGATGCAGGAGGCCGGGTGGGTCGTCGCGAGGTGGGCGCGGTGGTTGGGGGAGGAACGCTCTGTGGTGATGCACGACGGGGCGGTGAAGGGCGCACTGGTGGAAGCGGACAACAGGAGGGACAGGCaagaggaggtggtggtgctgaCGGCTTTGGAGGCGCTGGGCCGGGGAGGGACGCTGGTAGCCGTGGTGGTGGGGCTGTGCGGGTGGATGCTGCTCATGACGGCGATTTATTTCCACACGTGGTTTGAAAAGGTACGTGAAGTGAAGCAACACAAAGAGCCGGAAGCTCTCCTCCCGATTATTCCGATGGAAGAAGGGCTTGCTGACCTCGACATAGCTCACTGGACTGCTCGTTGCCCTGATAGGGTTGTATGTGACCTACATCCTCCCGCGCTGGGTTCCCGCGCTGCGTGGCGTTGTTGGGTTGCCAGGGATCTAGCGCCATGATATATAACGACTCGAAAGAAAGAGGTAGACCGAGACACAGAAAGGGCGAACTGAATAATAGGCATCACATCATCCCTGCATTTGTTTTCCTACACCTTTTGTTAGTTGCTCGGTCCACCCACAACTTCACAATCTCACCCCTGTTCCTTTGCACATGCTTGGCAGGGGATGGCCAGCGCACGGACCGATTCATGACCTCATCGAAGAGGGACCGAAGCATTTCGCGGGGTTCTTTCTGGGTCTTTCACTTCTGCAACAACGCTCGCGTATTCCTCGGACACGATGACAGCACCATCCGACGGCATGCTCTCGGTCAAGGTCCCCGCCAACCTCCCCGAGTTGGTGAAGGCGGCCTTCAACCGCGCGCGCGCCAGTGGCGACGTGCACTTCTTCCCGACTCAGGTCACCCTCGTCAATGTCAACTCGATCCCGGTACGTTCGTTTGTTTCCCTTCCCCTGCCGGTAGTAGCAAGCAAACCCGAGCACGAGCCCCGACAAGACGGCTAACATTTGCTCGTCCTGTACGCGTTTGCAGTTCCAACTGCGCTTCTCTCCCGCCCTGGCAAGCAAGCCTCAGGTCCCACAACCGCCCGCGCCCTCCCCCGATGCCGAGCCCTCTGCGAAAGAAGGGCGACCGCGACAGCCACAAAAGAAATCCTTCTTCGACCCCTTCGACAATCCGCCCGAGGCTATGCTCATCACCCCTCTCGATCCGGCACACAACCTGGTCCTGAACAAGTTTGCCATCGTGCCCGAGCACTTCATCCTGGCCACCCGCGCCTTCAAGGAGCAGACGGACCTGCTGGAGCGGGACGACCTCGAGGCGGCGTACGCTTGCATCGAGGCGTATCACAACAGCAGCGAGAATGACGACAGCGGCAGCGAGCTATACGTCTTCTTCAACTCGGGCCCGGCCTCGGGCTCGAGCCAGCCGCACCGCCACCTGCAGATGCTCCCCGTGCGGAGGATGCGGGAGGGCCTGGACGGCGGGGACGGCGGGGCATGGGACGTGCTTGCGGGCCAGCTGCTCGACCCCGGGGTGCGGCGGCGGGTGCCCTTCAGCACGTTCGCCGAGCCGATCGGGCCCGGCGCCGACCTGCTGGGCACGTACCTGAGGCTGTATCGGCGTGCCTGCGCTGCTGTCCTGGGGcctaccgccgccgccgccggcgcttCTCAGTCCGAGGGGAGGCCGGACGGGGAGAAGGAGGCGAGGGTGGAGTACAACCTGGCCATGACGAGGGACGTCATGGCGGTCGCGCCTCGCGTGGTCGAAGGCACGGCGGTGACGGCGGCTGCGGAGGACGGGACCGGCAGGAAGGAGGTGGGCAGGCTCGCGCTCAACGGGACCGTGCTGGCGGGCACGGCGCTGGTCAAGACGCAGGCGGAGTGGGATGCGCTGAGGGCGGAGCCGGAGCAGCTGTTGGAGATTCTGGGGAGAATAGGGGTGCCGACTGTTCCGGCTCCGTCGCCGCTGTGAGATCAAGGGAGATGTTTGCGTGATTTGTTTACACCGTACTCTTATCTTGGGTCTGTATTATAGATGGAATAGCGTGTCTCTTTGGAGCCACAGGAGAGAAATAGGTTCAAGAGATCCTTCTGCCCATGATGTCTGTAATTGAACCAGGTTCGAATTCGACAGAATTAGTTCTTTGCAAAATTACACCTCAGCTCCAAGCTCACTGCCCATGTCTACCGGACACGAAGTTATTATTAGGTGACGGCCTCGTCAAAGATGAAAGTAGGCTAGGTAGGTATGTAGATAGTCTCCTTATTCCTTATTCCTCGATTACCCTTCACTTTTGAAAGAGCATCAAGTCACCATTAGACCTCTTCCGCCTCGGGACAAAAGCAAAAGAGCAAGAAAAAAAacgaaaaaggaaaaaaaaggggaaaaaaggaaaaaagatGGAAGAGAACGGAGATAGGACGGAAGTCAAACTGCCTACTGCCGCTCCCTCTGATACAGTATCTGATCACGCCAGAAACCCACCACGGCCGTGATGACCGCTGCCGTTCCCGTCCGGCGTAGCTGCAGCCACAACCGCAGCAGGCACGACAACAGCGGCACCGTAGTCGTCGTCGTaggcgtcgtcggcgtcgtcgtcgtcgtcaaagAAGGGCTGGTGCAGGCTCTTGCCGAGGGCGGCCTGCTCGCGCACGAGCTCGTCCCAGCGCTTGCGGCAGGTCGAGTTGCCAAAGTGGTACGACCCGCCCTGCGCCACAATGTACTCGGCCACCCGCTTCCAGGGCACCTTGGCCGGGTTGAGGTCGGCCGTGTGGGCGAGCTCGCGGACGCCTCGCTCCAGGAGGCGGAGCTGGAGCATGTCAGTTCATGACGAGAAgatttttctttttttttttgggggggggaagcAGAAAaaagggggtgggggggccAAGCACTCACATCCGTCTCGGACCACTCGGGCTTGCGCACCCTCGCCTCGCGGCACTTGGTCAGCGTGCGGTAGCGCCCGCGCAGCGTCGACTCGGCCTCGGTGAACCCGCCCAGCCGCCGGATCTCCTTGTACGTCCTGCCCATCCGCTTCTGCCGCACCAGGAACTCGTCCTTGGACATGCGATCCGCcagctccgccgccgccgtcgcggtcgcggtcgcggtcgtCGTCTCCTGAGCTCCCCCTCTCCTGAGCTGCAGACTCTGGCTCGGGGGAGCCTGCGAAGATAAGAGaggaagcggcggcggcggcggcggcggcgtgggcgacatcgtcgttgtcgtcgccaccaccgccacaGCGGACCCGCCTGGCTTGGGCCGCAGCCGCGTTAGCCTCCGCGGCgttggggaggaggaggagtctGCTGACCGCTGCCGCCGGGTGGACGCGTTGccagtggtggtggtggtggtgccggGGATGAGGGCTCGCCTGCGGCTGTTGTTCTCCGCCAGCGGCTTACCCCCTCCCCTCTTCGCTCTCCCTCCCGAGTTCGACAGTGCCGGGTCGACGGGAGCTGCGGGGGGCTCGCCGTGGTGCGCGTCGGCCGGGAAGCTCGCGTGGACTGAGTCGTTAGACGACGACAatgacgacgatgatgatgaggatgaggatgaggatgatgatgatgacgatgacgatggAGTCGGCGTCTGGCGGATCCTTAGCATCTTGGGCGACACGGTCGTCTCGTCGGCCGGCTCGGGCTCGGGCTCGGGCTCCGCCCAGGTGCTGCCGCTGATGGCGTGCGGTTCCGTGACGACTCGGACGCAGCGGCCGGTATCCTCGCGAACCGCCGCTTTGGTCTCGGGCGAGACGTCCCAAGAGCTTCGGGTTGGCTCATCGCCGAGCACTATGGCCCCGAGCATGTCGGACGGAGAGTAGAGTGTAGAGTTTGTGCTCGAATCTCCCTCCGGCATGGGCGCAAGGGGTAAGCCGTGGAGCGCGTCGGCAGCGGCATGCTGAAAGACGGCCTGTGGGAGGGCACCCGCGGGGTCACCCAGCGCGTAGTCGCTGTAGTCGACCAAAGAGTGGGCGCCGTGCTGGGTGTGGTTCCAGGTCGGATCCCCGCCGTACGCAAACGGGGGAGCGGCTGGAGAGCCGTGCGGGACCGGGACCAGGTGCCAGTATGGCGGCCCCAGCGGGAGCTCAGGGGCTCCCGGGACGGGGACATTTGTGCCTGACCCGTGGGAGATGCCCGTCTGTTCGGCGCAGAGCGGATAGTGTGAGACAGTCGAGCCGGGGGACTCTGATGCGCGATTGCCGGTCGATGTTTGACTGTCATCTCCCGCCTTCAAACCAAAtcagctctctctctctctcttttgttcttcttctgttttcttttctttccacTCTCTTCTTTTCACTCATGTCTCTCTCGCGCGAAAAATGCGGGacaaaaaaagagaaaaaaaaagggggggggggggggggagcagACCGAGTCGACGTACCGCAAGGGACAAACTATTGCCCAGCTGCTCTGCCTCGGGGCAATACCCGGTGCCGTAGGCCGGAAGGGGTTGGTGACCCCGTTTGGCCGGCTGCTGGGGCCAACCGCTTCTCAGGGACAAAGGATGGAAAGACATGTCGTGgagctgttgttgctgcacAACCAGTGCCGTGTTGATGTGATTCAGCTTGAAGAGCCAGGGCGCAGACTCTGCCGCTGCAAGAGTGAAAACATGGTCCCGGAGTGAGACCATGTCCACCTGGGGCTCTCCAGGGCTGATAAACATGCTGAACCTCCTCGCAGAACCCGTTGCAGCCCGATGCGCTCTAATGgttccccctctcccccctccccgggGAACTGGACCCCTGAGCAACTTTGCCCGCTGCCCGTCTACTTGGCTTCGCTCACTTCCCACCGCCTCCTCCTTTCTTCTCCTCACCGCCGTTCCCGGTCGCTCTACGTGAAGATGTGAAGATGCGTAGAGCCCCGCTTGACAGGAAGCTTTTCGAATCACCAGCCGGTTGAGCCGATAGATGAGGGGCTCGTCGGGCTGCACCGTTGAGCGGTCAAGGCGGATCTTTCTCTGGTTCGTCTGCAGGTTTGTGTAGGTTTCCGAAGGGAACGCCTGGGGAGGAGGGGTTGGTCGACTGACACCGGTCGGGCAACACGCGGTTCACCACATAATCTGCGAGGACGAGAGAGAATTAGTATGGCAATATTATCGTGGAAGAGTTTACGCCTTTAACCGTCCGTGGGTGTTTTCATATTGCTCACATACACTTCAATCTTGCCCGGCGCTGGCGTGGAACCAAAAAGAACAGCAATCCGTGCTTCAAGGTCCGACACACACGCCGTCTTCGAAGTGCGCCTCGGAGATGATGAGGGAGGGAGACAGAGGATGGGAAGACAGAATTGCAGGATATGTGATTATCAAGTCGCCCCGGCAGAGAGATCTGGCTCTTGTCTTTGAATTAATACGGCTTAATTGTGCTCGAGACCCGGGGTGGCGGCGGGCCGCTTCGGCTGGGACTCGACACGATCCGTGTCTGAGGCATTGTGTCCATCTTCATTCATTTTCAAGTCTTGTTTTTCCCTCTTTCCTAGGACTGTTTTCTCTGTCACTTCTCCTGGGAAATTAGAGAGGAGGCGTTTTGGTGGTTTGCTACGGGAGCCTTGCTGAAAACGGACAGTCGACTGCCAGAACAGGAACCGGACGAGCTCGGGTGCGCCTCCCGTCCGGATGCCATCCCGGGGCCAGAACTGCCTCTTTCCTATGTGGGAGGGGGTCTCGCGCAGGCTGTCGGTCGGCCCGGTTGGTTGTAGGTTTTGCCCCTGTATAGCCAGCCAAGTATTGGGGGAAGCGGCCCGGATGAGGCGATCCAGATGACGAACTCACATCTCACTGCATCTCACTGGTGGCCTGCGGGAATGTTGCCGTCGTAGATCGAACTGGCCTGGCCCGGTGCTAAACCCACACCTCCTCGTTGACTCGTTGAGAGATACGCATCTTCCTGCAGGTGCCAGATAATCTGGAGCAGAGGTACCCTAGCCATTAAATATTAGGTACCTAGATTGCCCTTGACTTTGCCGGTGCTTCTTCCATGAGCTTTAGTTTAGAGGTCGATCCGTGGAGACTACCGCGCTTAATTACTCTGAGAAATGTCTCAGCAGCAACCATGAATTCCATCTAGGCGGGTGACCAATCGTCTGGGTCCAAGTATGAggtgtggtggtggtgttggtggtggtggtggtggtggtggtggatgGTTTTTTCGCAAACAGGGCCCCCcacatatgtatgtacaagtgCCATACTGCATGCACATTGCTACTTCTCAGATATCTCAGATCCGGGTAATCCGACAGGGCTGGTCGATCCTACGCAAGTCGCAAGTAATGATGCATTGCAGGTGAGCAATCGGCACCTGAACCGTATTCCCCGCCGTGGAGCCAGAGGAGCCGGTCTGGGAGGCATTTACAAACGTTCTTAAGgcttttttcccttttctttTCCTGATGGTGGGCCAGGCGGCCTGCCCGTTCGATGCTTTTTCTGCAGAGGCATCAGCACTGGGGAACGCCCCATATCAGCGCAGGTGCTCTGCAAGACAAGCCATTGTCCTATGTTGTGAGATATTATTAGATAATACCTAGGTAAGGTAAGTAACCAAAGCATGTAatttgtacatacagtataTACTTGCAGTATCACACCACCCTAATAGGGGTAACACGTCAGCAGCAGGAAGCGCCACGAACGCATTGAGTTTGAACGTCCTGTCCTGTGCCCGATGGCAAACAGCGAGATGTCATATCGCCCTTCCGGACATGGGTTCAAGATGCTTGACAATTTCCTGTCCTCTTCACGCCTCCCCCAGTTGGGAATCAATTGCATGCGGCGGCGGGATGCAACCCGTTCGCAGGCGGGAGCGAACCCTGGCAGGCCTTGGAGCCGTGGCTAATGGCCCAACAGCAGGGAGCGCTGTGCCCTCGTTGAGGGAGTCCTTCAAACGTCTGGATGCACTTTGCCGTGCTCCCGTCCGCTGTCTGCCGGAGAACTGATCCCCATGGTTGGATGTACTGCGTTGAGCAACCAGCTTTCCCTCCCTAATCATGATTGTTCCCGCTCCATGTTAGGGGCAAGATCAGCAAGCCCCCAGTTCTCGCTCGCACGGGAGCCGCATCCAGTTCCTATTGCGGTGTTGAGCGCTGCTAATCTCGGTGCTCTGGGGGTACATATGGCGGCAACTGGGTGACGGCGGACGGGTGGCCGATGGTTGACTGCTGACATTCTCGATGGAGCCTTCTTGTGTCTCTACATGACTGACACCTGGATGAATAGAGAAGAGTGGAGAACAGGAGTGGTGCTGTCATGATGAAAAGATGTTCCAGAGCAACCACGTACTCAATACGCAGGCAATGGAGGAGAGGTTAGCAAGGTGCTAATTAATAGAGCATCAATCATCATCGTGACCGCATGATATTCGTGACGGCGATTGTTGACTCTACGTTCTCCAGAACATAATTACATATCAATATAAGGAGGCATCTCATAAAGCAAATAAGAAGGGCGGTGTGTAGTCGAAGTACCATCTCCATTCAGATTGCACCCAATTAGGTAGTGTCCTGAGATGCTGATATCTTAATCACAGCACCCGGTCCCAGCAGATGTTCTCCCTATCAGCGGCGAGATGTAATAACCAGTCCTGGCAGAATCACGTACCcaagtatgtatgtaggCACCGTGAGATTGCGAGCTAAATATGTTTAACCTTACCTGCAGGTAGGAATGCAGCACCTGATGCCTGTCATTTGCATGCGTGGCTCTCACTCTCGGAGTGTGGTGGTGACCAAACACCCAAACAGTGATTCTGATCAAGCTTCATCCTAACACTCCATGGGTCATGCCCTGGGAATGTTTGACTACATTGCATATGGAATTACTTTTCTAGGCCAATATAGTCTCAAAGGGGGCCCATAACTGATCAACACATAATAGGTACATATCAAGCACCAAATTTCTGGACAGAATTCCGTCGTTCTACGCAGAACACGAGTAACACGCAAACGCGATTCGACGCGGGAATGTTTGACGACCAGGCTCTTCGGGGTTGCTCTGCCAGCTGAGATTCGGACACGGGAAACGGTGGAGGTAATTAATGCGAGTATCTGAGTACCAGCGCTGATACGGATAGGAAAGATTGCTCTAATTATACGCACAAATACCTAAGTACCTGACGATGGTCTGCCTACCTCCGACCTCTCTCTCACCTTCCCCGTTTTTGATTACGGGATTGAAGTCGATCTCACTTCATTTCCTCAAGCAAGGCAAAAGCGGAAACCTACGGTACGTAGCATGTCGGTCCGTCGCGATGCTTTCCAGCTCTAGGTCCGTCTAAGTCAGACCCCTACCCTGACTGATCCGTGTCACGACAACTGCCCATCATACCACGAGAGGGAAAATATGGCTACgaagagaagaaaggatAAGAAAGGAAGTTACAAGGTTAGGTACCAAGGTTTCGTCAAAATCCGAACATGAGCAATACCGGTACGATCCAGTCACCTGTTACAGGTAATTAGGTAGCCAGTAAATATTTCAACGAGAAGACATCtagtactgtatgtacatacatacaaaatCGCGTTGACATAAACGTACATACCTAGTTAACACCCAATGAATATCGGGCGCTAGGGTTAATTATTGCAGCCCCCGAACCTCGGGTATAATACCTATTATTTATGCCAAATACGAGGGCTTGGCGCTCTTGCCAACGCGTTTGAGCAGTGGTCGAGGCAACAAACAGATCGCTCAACGCGACAAAACCGGAAAATAATTAATCTCGCAACGGGCGTTGAAACATGCCCTGACTCCCAAAATGATGTTTGTCAAAGAACAATCTCGGTACTTTCAAGTCAAATCGATCGGATCATAATAGAGGAGGACAAGGCCGGAGCGACGTAATTAGACGTGGTAATTATGGAGGTGAACTTATGGTGACTTCATCTGTAATTAATTCGTGTCCCACGACGGAGCTGGTTGAGAGATTGATAGCTGCAATGAGTGGTAATTAATAGCAACGTCGAAGTTTATAGGCCTGTAGTTGGAACATCACAAGGCAACTCACACGGGAAGTGCTTAAAGGAGGCGGAACTATAGATTAGCTATAATTAATAGCGCGTATATGATGTGAAACAATCCCGCTGGATGCATAATTATTATCAGAATTTCATGTTTGGATATCATACCGCATCTACACATCCTCCTTCTCTACAGGCTGACCCGAGACCCTCCCAGCTTGCGGATGCGTGCCCCATACCGACCGAAAAGCAACGGGACGGGGGCGAGTGCCAGGGCGAGGAAGGCCAGCAGGCTGTTTCCCCAGCCCCAGCCGAGGGCGTGGTACAGGTCGAGGCCGCTCAGGGGCAGCAGGGCGCCGACGGTGCCCCTCAGCACCGTGTTGGCGCCGACCGCGCTGGCGGCGTACTTCTCGAACGCGTCGATCAGGTACGTCTGGATGCCGACGAAGACCAGGATCGAACCAAACCCGGTCACGGCCGTCCCGAGCAGGGGCACGGCCCAGTGCACCCGGCACTCCACACTCCACCCGTAGAGGAACAAGCCGGCGGGGAACGCGAGGGCCCCCGGTAGCGTGACGACCAGGGGGAGGCGGTCCTCCGGAGTGGccatcgtcgccgtcgccgtcgccgccgccgcgcgctTGGCGATGGTACGATCGCTGAACCGGGCCATGTAGGCCAGCCCCAGCAGcgtgccggcgccgccggggagGAAGACAAGCCCGGCAGCGGAGGGCGAGAAGGCGTAGACGGTGCCGAAGACGAACGAGTAGGTCGCAAAGAGGAGGTAGAGGGTGCCGTACAGCACGGCGACGTAGGCGCACAGGATCGTTACGGCGGGGCAGCAGAGGAGCATCCGGGACGGCCGGACGATGCTCCGCCGGAAGAGCTCCGCCGACCCGATGCCGGACGCCAGCTTCGACCGGTACCGGTCGTCCCCCGTCTCCCTTCGGAGCCTGGCCGCCTTTCTTCCCAGCAGAACCGGCGGGTAGGTCTCCCTCAAGACGCAGAAGCTGAGGATGGTGACTGCTCCGATCTGGGAAAGTTAATTAGTGACAAACACTAGAGTGCCCTGTGTTTTTCATTCCTTTTCTTTCTATCCATTTTTAAAGACAGAAAATAATTAAAAGAAAGGAACACAAAAcaaggaagaaaagaaattatTTACTTAGCGGACACGCACAGCAATGGAGATAGACCAGAACATCCACCTCCAACCCGCCGTCTCTGCGACAAAGCCGCCAATAATGGGCCCGATCATGGGGCCGAGGATTGTGCCGACGGACCAGGCCGACACGAACTTGCCCCTCTGCTCCTTCGGGACGAGGTCGGCGATAGAGCCGGAGCCGTTCGCGATcggggcggcgccggcgaagCCCGAGAGGAAGCGGAAGGCCAGGAAGGCGCCCTGCCCGGGCGCGTGGGCGCAGCAGAGGgtgaagacgaggaagagcaGGTTGGTGGCGTGGTAGACGGGCACGCGGCCGTACAGCTCGCTCAGGGGCGCCCATAGCAGGGGTCCCGAGGCGAAGCCGAGGACGAAGACGGACACGGAGAAGGTGGCGAACGCCGTCGAGGTGGTCTGGTAGTCGTCCATGATCAGCTGCACCGCCGGGGCCATCATGGATGACACGAGCGGGCTGATTGGTAATTAACCATCAGACTCGGGTCTCGCATGTATTATTTTGAACAGTAACCGACCTTGTTTCGGACGATTGATGATCAGCGGCGGGGTGGACTTACACCAGGAACCCAATCACGGAAAGGATGAGAATATTAGCCCACTTCACCAATGCTGACCAGTTCATTGGGTTTTCTGGGTCCTCGGTCTCGGGCTCGTCCCAGCCCACGATGAACtcgaggggaggaggggtggCTGTCATGACTTCGGGCTTCGTTTCTTCGGAGACGGGTCCATGATCAGGTGAAGGTTTCATGTTTTGTGTTGAGCTTGTTCCTTCGGTCGAAAGAGGCGGTTCGGAACAATAATTAGACTAATAGAGTTCGTTTGGTATACAACCAAGAACTATGTCACATGCGGAGAACCCGAGTCCATCAATGCATGGGAGAAGACATGATGCCGCCCAGTGGCATTCAGTGGCACTCACTGTTTCCACTTTGGGATTTCCTTTTTCAGTACaggatgtacatacataccttaaTGGCTACCTACCTAGCCTTAATGTATACCTTGATGGCTATTATGTGCATCATACCTTGATGGCTGCCTATTAGTAAGGTACCTGGGCAGGGGGGAATGTACGGAGTAAATGATTCGCATGGGGTCTACCGAGTATGAAAGGTGTCCATCCCGTGTCATGGCCTCCCTGGCAGAATTCTCTCAGACTCCAATGTCACATCGGTCCCACATAGAGAATACCAGTTGAGGTGCAACGCAGGAAAGGAAACCTGCGCAAACCCCCTCATAGGCCAGAAGCGGGGTACAGAACCACGACCTGGGTTGCCCATTTTACACTACAGCCGGAACGAGATCGGCAGATCTAGCCTTAGTATTTAGTTCTTCCATGGCCACGGTGTTGGGGATTAGATCCCGGAAGCCTTTTTCTAGAGAGGTCTGTT
This DNA window, taken from Thermothelomyces thermophilus ATCC 42464 chromosome 3, complete sequence, encodes the following:
- a CDS encoding histidine triad-like protein (Histidine triad-like protein); translation: MLSVKVPANLPELVKAAFNRARASGDVHFFPTQVTLVNVNSIPFQLRFSPALASKPQVPQPPAPSPDAEPSAKEGRPRQPQKKSFFDPFDNPPEAMLITPLDPAHNLVLNKFAIVPEHFILATRAFKEQTDLLERDDLEAAYACIEAYHNSSENDDSGSELYVFFNSGPASGSSQPHRHLQMLPVRRMREGLDGGDGGAWDVLAGQLLDPGVRRRVPFSTFAEPIGPGADLLGTYLRLYRRACAAVLGPTAAAAGASQSEGRPDGEKEARVEYNLAMTRDVMAVAPRVVEGTAVTAAAEDGTGRKEVGRLALNGTVLAGTALVKTQAEWDALRAEPEQLLEILGRIGVPTVPAPSPL